The Caulifigura coniformis genome includes a region encoding these proteins:
- the aroH gene encoding chorismate mutase, which translates to MSVRGLRGAISVTENTSEQIVAATRELLTELLRANGITVFDDVISAIFTTTPDLTAAFPAEAARHLGMSQVPLLCASEIAVPHGMPQIIRILLHINTERSQKEVVHVYLGEAKKLRPDVCSAQ; encoded by the coding sequence ATGTCCGTCCGAGGCCTTCGCGGCGCGATCAGCGTCACTGAAAACACGTCCGAGCAGATCGTCGCCGCCACGCGCGAACTGCTCACGGAGCTGCTGCGCGCGAACGGCATCACGGTGTTCGACGACGTCATTTCGGCGATCTTCACGACGACGCCCGACCTGACGGCCGCGTTTCCGGCCGAGGCGGCCCGTCATCTGGGAATGAGCCAGGTGCCGCTGCTGTGTGCGTCGGAGATCGCCGTTCCGCATGGGATGCCGCAGATCATTCGCATCCTGCTGCACATCAACACCGAGCGCAGCCAGAAGGAAGTGGTCCACGTCTACCTGGGCGAAGCGAAGAAGCTGCGTCCGGACGTGTGCAGCGCTCAATAG
- a CDS encoding MdtA/MuxA family multidrug efflux RND transporter periplasmic adaptor subunit — protein MKSPTAPPPMAEHKPVIESKSSGDARPAWERLTPPLPAAPPTVAGRIIRWTILLVMIGAGWKYFPVWWPWVQARLPGRAAGPGAPPARVTPVIVAPVLKRDMELYLNGLGTVTALNTVTVRSRVEGEIVNIAFQEGQMVEQGDLLAEIDPRPFERQRDQAKGALARDQASLDLAKLNLKRQDELLKSNATTQAQYDQQFGMVAQAAAVVETNRAVLENAELQLQYCRITAPISGRVGLKLVDRGNMVRANDPNGIVVITQLEPIGVVFTIPQDEIPRVQKRIRDSKELPVEAYDRDFRTQLATGKLLAIDNQVDATTGTLRLKAEFKNANGVLFPNQFVNARLTVETVRNAYVVPSAAVQRGPEGPFVYIATAGNTAERRPVVTGPSQGNETSIQTGLSPGDMVITDGVDKLQPTEPWTKISYRGAKTADARPEVAPSGAGNKGGAGAARPVAEKGKA, from the coding sequence ATGAAAAGTCCCACGGCCCCGCCCCCCATGGCCGAACACAAGCCCGTCATCGAAAGCAAGTCGAGCGGCGATGCGCGCCCGGCGTGGGAACGGCTGACGCCTCCCTTGCCCGCAGCGCCTCCGACTGTTGCAGGCCGGATCATTCGCTGGACCATCCTACTGGTGATGATCGGCGCCGGGTGGAAGTACTTTCCGGTCTGGTGGCCGTGGGTTCAGGCGCGTCTGCCGGGCCGTGCCGCGGGACCTGGAGCGCCTCCTGCACGAGTCACGCCGGTGATTGTCGCTCCGGTTCTGAAGCGGGACATGGAACTGTACCTGAACGGTCTGGGAACGGTGACGGCGTTGAACACCGTCACGGTGAGGAGCCGGGTCGAAGGGGAGATCGTGAACATCGCCTTCCAGGAAGGGCAGATGGTCGAGCAGGGAGACCTTCTCGCAGAGATTGATCCTCGTCCGTTTGAACGTCAGCGCGACCAGGCGAAAGGGGCGCTGGCCCGCGACCAGGCCTCGCTCGATCTGGCGAAGCTGAATCTCAAGCGACAGGATGAACTGCTCAAATCGAACGCGACCACGCAGGCGCAGTACGACCAGCAGTTTGGAATGGTGGCCCAGGCGGCGGCGGTCGTCGAAACCAATCGGGCTGTGCTCGAGAACGCCGAACTCCAACTGCAGTATTGCCGCATCACCGCTCCGATCAGCGGGCGCGTCGGCCTGAAGCTCGTGGACCGGGGCAATATGGTGCGTGCCAATGATCCGAATGGGATCGTCGTCATTACGCAACTCGAGCCAATCGGTGTGGTGTTCACCATTCCGCAGGACGAGATTCCGAGGGTCCAGAAGAGGATTCGGGACAGCAAGGAACTGCCCGTCGAGGCGTATGATCGCGACTTCCGCACGCAACTGGCGACCGGCAAGCTGCTGGCGATCGACAACCAGGTCGACGCGACGACCGGCACGCTGCGGTTGAAGGCGGAGTTCAAGAACGCCAATGGCGTGTTGTTTCCGAACCAGTTCGTCAATGCCCGGCTGACTGTCGAGACGGTCCGGAACGCTTATGTGGTTCCTTCCGCCGCCGTGCAGCGTGGGCCTGAGGGGCCGTTCGTCTACATCGCCACGGCGGGGAACACGGCCGAACGGCGGCCGGTGGTGACGGGGCCGTCGCAGGGGAACGAGACATCAATCCAGACCGGGCTGTCTCCGGGAGACATGGTCATTACGGACGGCGTCGACAAGCTTCAGCCGACCGAGCCGTGGACGAAGATTTCGTACCGCGGCGCCAAGACGGCGGACGCGAGGCCGGAGGTTGCTCCATCGGGGGCAGGAAACAAGGGAGGAGCGGGCGCGGCCAGACCAGTCGCTGAGAAGGGCAAGGCATGA
- a CDS encoding multidrug efflux RND transporter permease subunit — translation MNPSRAFILRPVATVLLMVAITLSGMVAYQELPVSALPQVDYPTMQVITLYPGAGPEVMTSSVTAPLERQFGQIPGLAQMTSSSSEGCSVITLRFNLELNIDVAAQQVQAAINVASNFLPQDLPNPPIYTKTNPADSPILTLALTSSSLRLPEVQDLADTRLAQKISQLSGVGLVSISGGQKPAIRVQANPVALSALRMTLEDVRLALAAANVNQAKGSVDGERQAVIIGANDQMLTSKQYRDLVIAYRNGAPVKLSEVADVIDDAENVRQAAWMNDTPAVVVNIQRQPGANIIEVVDRVKALLPQLREAMPASVKIHVLTDRTTTIRASVHDVQRELMTTIGLVVLVMFLFLRNMRATIIPSVAVPLSLVGTFGVMYLLGYSLNNLTLMALTISTGFVVDDAIVMSENIMRYLEEGDKPLTAALKGSQEIAFTIVSLSVSLIAVLIPLLFMGDIVGRLFREFAVTLSVTILVSAVVSLTLTPMMCARLLKHVHPDDHGWLYRASEWGFDQTITLYGKTLGVVLRNQGLTMVVAVATVVATVYLYLLVPKGFFPVQDTGVILGISEAPQDCSFGVMAERQLALNKVILKDPAVESLSSFIGIDGTNVTLNSGRIQINLKPLDERDANAVEVIRRLQPKLADVSGITLFMQPVQDLTVETRVSRTQYQYSLEDPNAEELAEWTPKFVAKLQSLPQLRDVASDQLNSGLEAHVVIDRDTAARLGVTPRQIDDALYDAYGQRQVSIMFTQLNQYRVVLEVKPEFRDDLKDLNEVYVRSASGGMTPLNSLTSLQEKTAPLIINHQGQFPVATVSFNVGPGVSLGDAVTAIDQAKQELDMPPSIAGAFQGTAAAFQASLTNTPLLILAALVTVYIVLGVLYESYIHPITILSTLPSAGVGALVALMICGIDLSVIGLIGIILLIGIVKKNAIMMIDFALEAQRKEGKSPDEAIFQACLLRFRPIMMTTMAALLGGVPLAFGTGVGSELRRPLGITIIGGLIFSQILTLYTTPVIYLWFERWARRLGFSTQTDLAADEELVEAEEQG, via the coding sequence ATGAATCCGTCGCGGGCATTCATCCTGCGACCGGTTGCCACCGTGCTGTTGATGGTGGCGATCACACTGTCGGGCATGGTGGCCTATCAGGAACTGCCGGTTTCGGCGCTGCCGCAGGTCGACTATCCGACCATGCAGGTCATCACGCTTTATCCCGGTGCGGGACCTGAGGTGATGACGTCCTCGGTGACGGCCCCTCTGGAGCGGCAGTTCGGCCAGATTCCGGGGCTGGCGCAGATGACCTCCAGCAGTTCGGAGGGATGTTCGGTCATCACGCTGAGGTTCAACCTCGAGTTGAACATCGATGTGGCGGCGCAGCAGGTGCAGGCGGCGATCAACGTCGCCAGCAACTTCCTGCCGCAGGATCTTCCGAATCCGCCGATCTATACAAAGACGAATCCCGCCGATTCACCGATCCTGACGCTGGCGCTCACCTCGAGTTCGCTGCGTCTGCCGGAGGTCCAGGACTTGGCGGACACGCGCCTGGCCCAGAAGATTTCGCAGCTGAGCGGCGTGGGGCTGGTGAGCATCAGCGGCGGTCAGAAGCCGGCCATCCGCGTGCAGGCCAATCCGGTCGCACTGTCGGCCCTGCGCATGACGCTGGAGGACGTCCGGCTCGCGCTGGCGGCGGCGAATGTGAACCAGGCGAAGGGGAGCGTCGACGGCGAACGGCAGGCGGTGATCATCGGCGCGAACGACCAGATGCTCACCAGCAAGCAGTATCGCGACCTGGTGATCGCATATCGCAACGGGGCTCCAGTCAAACTTTCGGAAGTTGCGGACGTCATTGACGATGCCGAAAACGTGCGGCAGGCCGCGTGGATGAACGACACGCCGGCCGTCGTGGTGAACATCCAGCGGCAGCCGGGCGCGAACATCATTGAAGTGGTCGATCGCGTGAAGGCGCTGTTGCCGCAGCTGCGCGAAGCGATGCCGGCGTCGGTGAAGATCCACGTGCTGACCGACCGGACGACGACAATCCGTGCATCGGTGCATGACGTTCAGCGCGAACTGATGACGACCATCGGGCTGGTCGTGCTGGTGATGTTCCTGTTCCTGCGGAACATGCGGGCGACGATCATTCCCAGCGTGGCCGTGCCGCTGTCGCTGGTCGGCACGTTCGGGGTGATGTACCTGCTGGGTTACAGCCTGAACAACCTGACGCTGATGGCGCTGACGATCTCGACCGGCTTCGTGGTGGACGACGCCATCGTGATGAGCGAGAACATCATGCGCTATCTCGAAGAGGGGGATAAGCCGCTGACGGCCGCCCTCAAGGGATCGCAGGAGATCGCGTTTACGATCGTCTCGCTCAGCGTTTCGCTGATCGCGGTGCTGATCCCGCTGCTGTTCATGGGCGACATCGTGGGGCGCCTGTTCCGCGAGTTCGCCGTGACGCTGAGCGTCACCATCCTGGTTTCAGCGGTGGTGTCGCTGACGCTGACGCCGATGATGTGCGCCCGGCTGCTCAAGCACGTTCATCCGGATGACCACGGCTGGCTGTACCGGGCTTCGGAATGGGGCTTCGACCAGACGATCACCCTGTATGGGAAGACGCTGGGGGTCGTGCTGCGGAACCAGGGGCTGACGATGGTGGTGGCCGTCGCCACAGTCGTGGCCACGGTGTACCTGTACCTGCTTGTCCCCAAAGGCTTCTTCCCGGTGCAGGACACCGGCGTGATTCTTGGGATCTCCGAGGCGCCGCAGGACTGCTCGTTCGGGGTGATGGCGGAGCGTCAGCTGGCGCTGAACAAGGTCATTCTGAAGGATCCCGCGGTCGAGAGCCTGTCGAGCTTCATCGGGATCGACGGCACGAACGTGACGCTCAACAGCGGCCGTATCCAGATCAACCTGAAGCCTCTCGATGAGCGGGATGCGAACGCGGTGGAAGTGATCCGCCGCCTGCAGCCGAAGCTCGCGGACGTATCGGGGATCACGCTGTTCATGCAGCCCGTGCAGGACCTGACCGTGGAGACTCGGGTCAGCCGCACGCAATACCAGTACAGCCTCGAAGATCCGAACGCGGAGGAACTGGCGGAGTGGACTCCGAAGTTCGTGGCCAAGCTGCAATCGCTTCCGCAGCTTCGCGACGTCGCAAGCGATCAGCTCAATTCGGGGCTGGAAGCACACGTCGTCATTGATCGCGACACCGCGGCCCGCCTGGGGGTCACGCCGCGGCAGATCGATGATGCCCTGTACGACGCCTACGGGCAGCGGCAGGTGTCGATCATGTTCACACAGCTCAACCAGTACCGCGTCGTGCTGGAAGTGAAGCCGGAGTTCCGCGACGACCTGAAGGATCTCAACGAGGTGTATGTGAGGTCGGCTTCCGGGGGGATGACCCCTTTGAACTCGCTCACTTCTCTGCAGGAGAAGACAGCTCCGCTGATTATCAACCACCAGGGGCAGTTCCCAGTGGCGACCGTCTCGTTCAATGTCGGGCCCGGTGTTTCCCTGGGGGACGCCGTGACGGCGATCGACCAGGCGAAACAGGAACTCGATATGCCGCCGAGCATCGCGGGCGCCTTCCAGGGAACGGCCGCGGCTTTTCAGGCGTCGCTGACGAACACGCCGCTGCTCATTCTCGCGGCGCTGGTGACGGTGTATATCGTTCTTGGCGTTCTTTACGAGAGTTACATCCACCCGATCACGATCCTGTCGACATTGCCGTCGGCCGGCGTGGGGGCGCTGGTGGCGCTGATGATCTGCGGAATCGATCTGAGCGTGATCGGGCTGATCGGCATCATCCTGCTCATCGGCATCGTCAAGAAGAACGCGATCATGATGATCGACTTCGCGCTTGAAGCGCAGCGCAAGGAAGGGAAGTCTCCGGACGAGGCGATCTTCCAGGCGTGCCTGCTCCGTTTTCGCCCGATCATGATGACGACGATGGCCGCGCTCCTGGGCGGCGTGCCGCTGGCGTTTGGAACGGGAGTGGGCTCGGAGCTGCGCCGGCCGCTGGGCATCACGATCATTGGCGGACTGATTTTCAGCCAGATCCTCACGCTGTATACGACGCCGGTGATCTACCTGTGGTTCGAGCGGTGGGCGAGGCGGCTGGGATTCAGCACGCAGACGGACCTGGCGGCCGATGAGGAACTCGTGGAAGCCGAGGAGCAGGGATGA
- a CDS encoding class I SAM-dependent methyltransferase, whose translation MASSIDLRRELAAAFAENRLVKLVLARSGEQGVKSSARPVAIKGEPRLQWADRRGKQEVHANLTLDESLKRLEREFPSRFHQVNLLTTDADFEFRLGHRGDIIARRGKASSRQPVNVAHDSAKQYLIPEGQPCAFLEAVGVMTADGRVRAAMQHKFRQINRFLEFVNDVYRDLPADGVIRVVDFGCGKSYLTLAIHHLLAVIHGREVDITGIDRTADVVATCRGVAERLELEGLAFEVGEIGSAAIAPPVHLAVALHACDTATDAALAKAVEWQANVILAAPCCQHEVASQMNAPALELLQTHGILKERFAALATDALRAAALESAGYRTQVIEFIDLDHTPKNLLIRAVRRERPEPEARSRWSNRLRELQALLGIPTTAVEAIGRASGGESRESENTR comes from the coding sequence ATGGCTTCTTCAATCGATCTTCGCAGGGAACTGGCGGCCGCGTTCGCGGAGAACCGGCTGGTCAAGCTCGTCCTGGCCCGCAGTGGCGAACAAGGGGTGAAATCGTCCGCGCGGCCTGTTGCGATCAAGGGGGAGCCGCGGCTGCAGTGGGCCGACCGTCGTGGGAAGCAGGAAGTCCATGCGAACCTGACGCTCGACGAGTCGCTGAAGCGGCTGGAACGCGAGTTTCCGTCGCGTTTTCACCAGGTCAACCTGCTCACCACCGACGCAGACTTCGAATTCCGGCTCGGCCATCGCGGGGACATCATCGCGCGTCGCGGGAAGGCATCCAGCCGGCAGCCGGTGAATGTCGCACATGACTCCGCCAAGCAGTACCTGATCCCTGAAGGCCAGCCGTGCGCCTTTCTGGAAGCGGTGGGGGTGATGACCGCGGACGGGCGGGTGCGGGCCGCGATGCAGCACAAGTTCCGGCAGATCAACCGGTTCCTGGAGTTCGTGAATGACGTGTACCGCGACCTGCCGGCGGACGGGGTGATTCGCGTTGTCGACTTTGGCTGCGGCAAGAGCTACCTCACACTGGCGATCCACCACCTGCTGGCGGTGATCCACGGGCGGGAGGTCGACATCACGGGAATCGACCGGACGGCTGACGTGGTGGCGACCTGCCGTGGCGTGGCCGAGCGACTCGAACTGGAGGGGCTGGCGTTTGAAGTGGGGGAGATCGGAAGTGCCGCGATCGCCCCGCCGGTGCATCTGGCCGTCGCGCTGCACGCATGTGATACGGCGACAGACGCCGCGCTCGCGAAGGCCGTGGAATGGCAGGCGAACGTAATTCTTGCCGCACCGTGCTGCCAGCATGAAGTCGCGAGTCAGATGAACGCGCCCGCGCTGGAACTCCTGCAGACGCATGGCATCCTGAAGGAGCGGTTCGCGGCTCTGGCGACCGATGCGCTGCGGGCGGCGGCGCTGGAATCGGCCGGCTACCGAACGCAGGTGATCGAATTCATCGATCTCGACCACACACCGAAAAACCTGCTGATCCGCGCGGTCCGTCGGGAACGGCCGGAACCGGAAGCCCGGTCGCGGTGGTCGAACCGGCTCCGGGAACTCCAGGCGCTGCTGGGAATTCCGACGACGGCGGTCGAGGCGATCGGCCGGGCGAGCGGGGGTGAATCGCGGGAGTCCGAGAACACGCGTTGA
- a CDS encoding multidrug efflux RND transporter permease subunit, whose protein sequence is MTLSGPFIRRPVATTLLTIAMTLLGVLGYFMLPVSPMPEIEFPSIQVSASLPGANPETMATAVATPLERQFGRIAGVTEMTSSSSLGNTSITLQFDFSRNIDAAARDVQAAINAARSQLPANLPNNPSYQKVNPADSPIMIFALTSDTYTKLQMYDIASSILQQKIAQVQGVGQVTIGGGSNPAVRVDVNPTILNALGLSLADVRATLTAANANRPKGSITSSTRTWSITASDQLFKAEEYENLVITFRNGAPIRIRDVAKVTDSIEDVRSFGIANGRPAVSIIVYRQPGENIIATVDRLRETLPQLRTQIPAGIDMDVTMDRTMTIRASLHDVQFTLVLSVVLVILVVFAFLRDVRATLIPSIAVPVSLVTTFGVMYLFGYTLDNLSLMALTIATGFVVDDAVVVIENVSRYLEQGMSPRKAALIGAREIGFTVLSISISLVAVFIPILLMRGLVGLLFREFAVTLSAAIVISLIVSLTTTPMLCALFLKPHDPQKKHGRTFQLSEKFYDWVLGWYSRSLIVVLRHQWATMVVMVGTVALTVYLYAIVPKGFFPQQDTGRIMASVMADQSISFNAMTTLVQQYAAVVAADPDVASVVAFAGGGRGGATNSARMFATLVPQSERQLNSDGVIGRIRAKAGKIPGGTLLMQVSQDLRFGGRGSSAQFQYTIRGNSLQELNEWTPKLLTEFKKIPGIADVNTDAQSKGLQTRLEVDRETAARLGIDFATIDNTLYDAFGQRQVSTMYLPLNQYRVVMEVDDAYAEGPESIRHIYVKTSNGSLVPLSDLYQPRMTNASLSVAHSGQFPSSTISFNLLHGTSLGDIVPKVEDLVNNLGMPESIQGQFAGTAQAFQHSLSNQPLLILAALVTVYIVLGMLYESYIHPLTILSTLPSAGVGAILALMLCGMDLNVIGMIGILLLIGIVKKNAILMIDFALDAERNRGMTPQDAIFEACVLRFRPITMTTMAALLGGLPMAIGMGTGAELRQPLGVAIVGGLIFSQALTLYTTPVVYLFLDRLRKRSPEEVAREEANRWEPGMVGMQPTVG, encoded by the coding sequence ATGACGCTCTCCGGCCCCTTCATCCGCAGGCCCGTCGCGACGACACTGTTGACGATCGCGATGACGCTGCTGGGAGTACTGGGCTACTTCATGCTGCCGGTGTCGCCGATGCCGGAGATCGAGTTTCCGTCGATCCAGGTGAGTGCGTCGCTGCCGGGGGCAAATCCCGAAACGATGGCGACTGCGGTGGCGACGCCCCTCGAACGCCAGTTCGGGCGGATCGCCGGGGTGACGGAGATGACGTCGAGCAGTTCGCTCGGCAATACGTCGATCACGCTGCAGTTCGATTTCAGCCGGAACATTGACGCCGCGGCCCGCGACGTCCAGGCGGCGATCAATGCGGCGCGCAGCCAGCTTCCGGCGAACCTGCCGAACAACCCGTCGTACCAGAAGGTCAATCCGGCCGATTCGCCGATCATGATCTTCGCCCTGACGTCGGACACCTACACGAAGCTGCAGATGTACGACATCGCGTCGTCGATCCTGCAGCAGAAGATCGCGCAGGTGCAGGGCGTGGGGCAGGTGACGATTGGCGGAGGGTCGAATCCGGCCGTCCGGGTCGACGTCAATCCGACGATCCTCAATGCGCTGGGGCTGAGCCTTGCCGACGTGCGGGCGACACTGACGGCGGCGAACGCGAACCGGCCGAAGGGGTCGATCACGTCGTCGACGCGGACGTGGTCGATCACGGCGAGCGATCAGCTGTTCAAGGCGGAAGAGTATGAGAACCTGGTCATCACGTTCCGCAACGGGGCCCCGATCCGCATCCGCGACGTCGCGAAGGTGACGGACTCGATCGAGGACGTCCGGTCGTTCGGAATCGCGAACGGCAGGCCGGCGGTGAGCATCATCGTGTACCGGCAGCCGGGCGAGAACATCATCGCCACGGTGGACCGGCTGCGGGAGACCCTGCCGCAGCTCCGTACGCAGATTCCCGCGGGAATCGACATGGACGTAACGATGGACCGGACGATGACGATTCGGGCCTCGCTGCACGACGTGCAGTTCACGCTCGTGCTTTCGGTCGTGCTGGTGATTCTCGTGGTGTTCGCGTTCCTGCGCGATGTCCGCGCCACGCTGATTCCAAGCATTGCCGTGCCAGTCTCGCTGGTGACGACCTTCGGGGTGATGTACCTGTTCGGTTACACGCTGGACAACCTGTCACTGATGGCGCTGACGATCGCCACGGGCTTCGTCGTCGACGACGCGGTGGTCGTGATCGAGAACGTCAGCCGGTATCTCGAGCAGGGAATGTCTCCGCGGAAAGCGGCACTGATCGGCGCACGAGAGATCGGCTTCACGGTTCTTTCGATCAGTATTTCGCTGGTGGCGGTTTTCATACCGATTCTGCTGATGCGCGGCCTGGTGGGCCTGCTATTCCGCGAGTTCGCCGTCACGCTTTCGGCGGCGATCGTGATCTCGCTGATCGTTTCACTGACGACGACGCCGATGCTATGCGCGTTGTTCCTGAAGCCGCACGACCCCCAGAAGAAGCATGGCCGGACGTTCCAGCTGAGCGAGAAGTTCTACGACTGGGTGCTGGGGTGGTATTCGCGGTCGCTGATCGTCGTGCTGCGTCATCAGTGGGCGACAATGGTGGTGATGGTCGGGACCGTCGCGCTGACGGTGTACCTGTATGCGATCGTGCCCAAAGGGTTCTTCCCGCAACAGGACACCGGTCGAATCATGGCGAGCGTGATGGCCGACCAGAGCATTTCGTTCAATGCGATGACGACGCTCGTCCAGCAGTATGCCGCGGTGGTGGCTGCTGACCCGGACGTCGCTTCCGTGGTGGCCTTTGCGGGCGGCGGGCGGGGCGGCGCGACGAACTCGGCGCGGATGTTTGCGACGCTCGTTCCGCAGTCGGAACGCCAGCTGAATTCGGACGGGGTCATCGGCCGGATCCGGGCCAAGGCGGGCAAGATCCCGGGTGGAACGCTGTTGATGCAGGTGTCGCAGGACCTGCGGTTCGGCGGTCGTGGAAGCAGCGCGCAGTTCCAGTACACGATCCGGGGAAACAGCCTGCAGGAACTCAACGAGTGGACTCCGAAGCTGCTCACGGAGTTCAAGAAGATTCCGGGAATCGCGGACGTGAATACGGACGCTCAGAGCAAGGGGCTGCAGACGCGGCTGGAAGTCGATCGTGAAACGGCGGCCCGCCTGGGTATCGATTTCGCGACGATCGACAACACGCTGTACGACGCGTTCGGGCAGCGGCAGGTGTCGACGATGTACCTGCCGCTGAACCAGTACCGCGTCGTGATGGAAGTGGATGACGCGTATGCCGAAGGACCGGAGTCGATCAGGCACATCTACGTAAAGACGAGCAACGGCAGCCTCGTGCCTCTGAGCGACCTGTACCAGCCACGGATGACGAACGCCTCGCTGTCGGTGGCCCACTCGGGGCAGTTTCCCTCCAGCACGATCTCGTTCAACCTGCTTCATGGAACGTCGCTGGGGGACATTGTTCCCAAGGTGGAAGACCTGGTGAACAACCTGGGAATGCCGGAGAGCATCCAGGGACAGTTCGCGGGGACGGCGCAGGCGTTCCAGCATTCGCTCAGCAACCAGCCGCTGCTGATCCTGGCAGCGCTGGTGACCGTCTACATCGTGCTGGGAATGCTCTATGAGAGTTACATCCATCCCTTGACGATTCTCTCGACGCTGCCATCCGCAGGCGTCGGGGCGATCTTGGCTCTGATGCTGTGCGGCATGGATCTCAACGTCATCGGGATGATCGGCATCCTGCTGCTGATCGGGATCGTTAAGAAGAACGCCATCCTGATGATCGACTTCGCGCTCGACGCCGAGCGCAACCGCGGGATGACTCCGCAGGACGCCATCTTCGAAGCGTGCGTGCTCCGCTTTCGACCCATTACCATGACGACCATGGCCGCACTGCTGGGCGGGTTGCCGATGGCGATCGGCATGGGGACCGGGGCCGAGCTGCGTCAGCCGCTGGGGGTCGCGATCGTCGGCGGGCTGATCTTCAGCCAGGCTCTCACGCTGTACACGACGCCCGTCGTGTACCTGTTCCTCGACCGGCTGCGGAAACGGAGTCCGGAGGAAGTCGCCCGGGAGGAGGCGAATCGCTGGGAGCCTGGGATGGTCGGCATGCAGCCGACAGTCGGTTAA
- a CDS encoding VWA domain-containing protein, whose protein sequence is MASAADHRSGEVPDWLQARSAWVLAPSWFLSGVMHLAAAWILWQLAQSPGCQARRGEQVSEGREVGIVVRERGPEDPREVGASPPAAEANPSASTDETRVEAAVAPTISPEIPLSLPSVEAPGVIGLGPMPAFAAQAARGAGGPVVQNTGLGGRGEFGSGQGSRNGAGNGNGTTMYGVTAKGRRFVYVIDRSSSMTDVLRSAKNELMASLRRLDESQEFQVIFFNNSPHELKKNRFVLFNGSESDRQLVEDQLSGISASGGTNRVLALETALELRPDVIYFLTDSEDEMTAAQREGIRKRLRGAQINCIEFGSGRPVTGPDGKQAPNFLHKLAKESGGGYAYFDITGGASR, encoded by the coding sequence ATGGCTTCCGCTGCAGATCACCGCTCAGGAGAAGTGCCCGACTGGCTACAGGCCCGGTCTGCGTGGGTGCTTGCCCCGAGCTGGTTTCTTTCGGGCGTGATGCATCTTGCAGCTGCGTGGATCCTGTGGCAGCTCGCGCAGTCGCCCGGGTGCCAGGCCCGCCGTGGTGAACAGGTCTCCGAAGGGCGGGAGGTCGGCATCGTCGTTCGTGAACGTGGTCCGGAAGATCCGCGAGAGGTCGGAGCGAGTCCGCCCGCGGCCGAGGCGAATCCCTCGGCGAGCACGGACGAAACCCGTGTGGAAGCCGCGGTGGCTCCGACAATCTCGCCGGAGATTCCGCTGTCGCTGCCGTCGGTCGAGGCGCCGGGGGTCATCGGACTGGGGCCGATGCCTGCATTTGCCGCCCAGGCGGCGCGGGGCGCTGGCGGGCCGGTCGTCCAGAACACAGGCCTTGGCGGTCGTGGCGAATTCGGATCAGGCCAGGGAAGCAGGAACGGGGCTGGGAACGGCAACGGAACGACGATGTATGGCGTCACCGCGAAGGGGCGCAGGTTCGTCTATGTGATTGACCGCTCGTCGAGCATGACAGACGTGCTTCGGAGCGCGAAGAACGAACTGATGGCGAGCCTGAGGCGGCTCGATGAGTCGCAGGAGTTCCAGGTGATCTTTTTCAACAACTCTCCTCACGAACTCAAGAAGAACCGGTTCGTGCTGTTCAACGGGTCGGAATCAGACCGTCAGCTTGTGGAGGACCAGCTCTCCGGGATCTCCGCGTCCGGGGGGACGAATCGTGTGCTGGCTCTCGAGACGGCGCTGGAGTTGCGGCCGGATGTGATCTACTTCCTGACCGACTCAGAGGATGAGATGACGGCGGCGCAGAGGGAGGGAATCCGGAAGCGATTGCGCGGGGCGCAGATCAACTGCATCGAATTTGGATCGGGCAGGCCGGTGACGGGGCCGGATGGAAAACAGGCACCGAACTTTCTGCACAAGCTGGCGAAGGAATCCGGTGGGGGCTACGCCTATTTCGATATCACGGGCGGCGCGAGTCGTTAA